In Melanotaenia boesemani isolate fMelBoe1 chromosome 7, fMelBoe1.pri, whole genome shotgun sequence, a single window of DNA contains:
- the LOC121643416 gene encoding glutamic acid-rich protein-like, which yields MLARNAAMKTIRMEYERYLEKNFPRWQQQLQEKTQMAEKKKMEDYLRSYLKETEQERMPMSTEDEPLLLQSTPIRPQKNIPQAYSTQEYSDYNQDRSSQYPNLQSSWLTHTQSQTGRFPVRVLGQTHLHPFSHHLASTGVLHHPQSRQDAAYWDPSDHNYPWPRAAGIPPGSWGQLYSEEPRFDSRVSETGKQEGEISRAPSSKGERGGGRSSSRLSPELDIKPVRLPSAHGASSGSSRDSSVTSSREKRKKREKRERTQHSSSDSERCVSQELSRTSSEIVIASVAVAQSAMTETSEEEHTRSSRRSKRDEGLTAGSPKLKKAVKEQTMNYNKESQPAGEEPGSSSEESMKKKAGNQRHNENKESCREEQGSGSNGVKKENRFKVETEKQEKSSSEQSSTEENDEEERRKPPGDGENDKKESENNESDEESDDNEVSAKINTTEEEVGTAEEDEDDQGDDEEPNKLKNNDAEIRKQDEDGDGSEGSEGKKEDEEDGESEDEEQRSEKEEENTDSEDDIISPQEKRPKQMQIIPEDGTEEDEDDEECKEGSSNNDSNEDSDEDDVENLLAPQDQSKTEEENGKADGNPKASCHVDIFQVVDARSKTEHLSDSDEFDHFYD from the exons ATGCTGGCTCGCAATGCCGCTATGAAAACTATTCGG ATGGAGTATGAGAGGTATCTGGAGAAAAACTTCCCCCGCTGGCAGCAGCAACTTCAGGAGAAGACACAGATGGCTGAGAAGAAG AAGATGGAAGACTATTTGAGGTCATATCTAAAGGAAACAGAACAAGAACGGATGCCAATGTCCACAGAAGATGAGCCTTTACTTTTACAAA GTACCCCTATAAGACCACAAAAAAACATTCCTCAAGCGTATTCCACTCAAGAGTATTCTGATTATAACCAAGATAGGTCCTCCCAATATCCTAACCTACAGTCCTCCTGGTTGACCCACACTCAGTCCCAGACTGGTAGGTTTCCTGTCAGGGTGCTTGGTCAAACCCACCTTCACCCATTTAGCCATCATCTTGCCTCAACGGGGGTTCTTCATCACCCACAGTCCAGGCAGGATGCAGCATATTGGGATCCCTCAGATCACAACTATCCCTGGCCACGGGCTGCGGGGATCCCACCAGGATCCTGGGGCCAGCTCTACTCAGAGGAACCTCGTTTTGATTCGAGGGTTTCGGAGACTGGAAAACAGGAGGGTGAAATAAGCAGAGCACCGAGCTCAAAAGGGGAAAGAGGTGGTGGACGCAGCAGTAGTCGTTTGTCCCCGGAGCTGGACATTAAACCAG TTCGTCTGCCCAGTGCTCATGGAGCGAGCAGCGGGAGCAGCAGAGATTCCAGCGTGACCTCTTCCcgagagaagaggaagaaaagggagaagagagaaagaacACAGCATTCCTCTTCAGACAGCGAAAGATGTGTCTCTCAGGA GTTATCCAGAACTTCTAGTGAAATTGTCATTGCATCAGTGGCAGTAGCCCAAAGCGCAATGACAGAGACCTCAGAGGAAGAACACACCAGAAGCAGTAGGAGGTCAAAGAGAGATGAGGGTCTCACTGCTGGATCACCAAAATTAAAGAAAGCGGTTAAGGAACAGACAATGAATTACAATAAAGAGAGTCAGCCTGCTGGTGAAGAGCCTGGAAGTTCCAGTGAGGAATCCATGAAGAAAAAAGCAGGGAATCAAAGgcataatgaaaacaaagagagCTGCAGAGAGGAGCAGGGATCAGGAAGCAATggtgtaaaaaaagaaaataggtttAAAGTTGAAACAGAAAAGCAGGAGAAGAGCAGCTCTGAGCAAAGCAGTACAgaagaaaatgatgaagaagaaagaaggaaaccTCCTGGAGACGGAGAGAATGACAAAAAAGAGAGTGAGAATAATGAAAGTGATGAAGAAAGTGATGACAATGAGGtttctgcaaaaataaatacaacagaagaagaagtggGAACAGCAGAAGAGGACGAAGATGATCAGGGAGATGATGAAGAGCCaaacaagctgaaaaacaaCGATGCAGAGATCAGAAAACAAGATGAAGATGGGGATGGAAGTGAAGGCAGCGAGGGCAAGaaagaagatgaggaagatggggagagtgaggatgaggagcagaggagtgaaaaagaagaagagaatacAGATTCAGAAGACGACATCATCTCACCACAGGAAAAGAG GCCTAAGCAGATGCAGATTATTCCTGAGGATGGaacagaggaggatgaggatgatgaagagtgTAAAGAGGGATCCTCAAATAATGACTCAAATGAAGACAGCGATGAAGACGATGTTGAAAATCTTCTTGCACCTCAGGACCAATCAAAGACAGA agaagaaaatggaaaagcTGATGGGAATCCCAAAG CGAGTTGTCACGTGGACATCTTCCAAGTGGTGGACGCCAGGTCGAAGACCGAGCACCTCAGTGACTCCGATGAATTTGATCACTTTTACGACTAA
- the pola2 gene encoding DNA polymerase alpha subunit B isoform X1 encodes MALVTAETLKSELEIFGIPCEDDSVLDKMVEQCICSRIQADEIVLEWVAYSSTKNSLKLSVDNLEQFEHEVLRRKNKSKSSSRKEETRNRTRDIYTINDIIKAEEDEENLLDSYSTPAKGSQKRALTTPEHPQSKRSAALLASPGLLLSPASFSPSATPSQKYSQRGGKGEVVVTFGAVQGTRWVGRKNPGVDVQLELLEGPEDSLRCSYKYMFQRLRDVRNVLSEKIEELGESLRSHFSIEEFSPVSLPAQDAITVLGQVCCDSNGKLNAQSVLLEAGPELGGQQVPVDLSELKEYSLFPGQVVVMEGMNATGRKLVASKLYEGVPLPFYSSNVKMETDEAAEPVNVLVACGPYTPSDSLTFDPLLDLIGVIVRDRPDVCVLLGPFVDSKHEQIEKAQVTETFKSIFSRCIESIVDGTKSVGCQLVFVPSQRDIHHHFIYPQPPFTLPNFSKDQAQQRITLVPDPCTLLIDGVTFGLTSTDILFHMGAEEISCGTGSDRFSRILKHMLIQRSYYPLYPPAEEVNMDYEKFQSFGQMPLTPDVLITPSELRYFVKDVAGCLCVNPGRLTKGQVGGTYGRMLIQRSATPEEGKRVSPCLAAQVVKI; translated from the exons ATGGCACTTGTAACCGCAGAGACTTTAAAGTCAGAGCTGGAAATATTCGGCATACCCTGCGAAGATGATTCTGTCCTCGACAAAA TGGTTGAACAGTGCATTTGTAGCAGGATACAGGCAGATGAAATAGTACTGGAGTGGGTGGCGTACAGCAGCACAAAAAACAGTCTGAAACTCAGCGTGGACAACCTGGAGCAGTTTGAACACGAG gtCTTAAGGAGGAAGAACAAATCTAAATCAAGCtccagaaaagaagaaactcGTAACAGGACCAGAGACATTTACACAATAAATGACAT AATAAAagctgaggaagatgaggagaatCTCTTAGACTCCTATTCCACTCCTGCTAAG GGGTCTCAGAAACGAGCACTAACTACTCCAGAACATCCTCAGTCTAAGAGGAGTGCAGCTCTGCTGGCCAGCCCAGGCCTTCTGCTGTCTCCAGCCAGTTTCTCCCCCAG TGCAACGCCCTCACAGAAGTACAGCCAGCGAGGAGGGAAAGGGGAGGTGGTGGTGACATTTGGGGCAGTGCAGGGCACTCGCTGGGTGGGCAGGAAGAATCCAGGTGTTGATGTGCAGCTGGAGCTCCTGGAAGGGCCAGAAGACTCCCTCCGCTGCAGCTACAAATACATGTTCCAGAGGCTGCGAGATGTCCGAAATG TGTTGTCAGAGAAGATTGAGGAGCTGGGAGAAAGCCTCAGGTCTCACTTCAGCATTGAAGAGTTCTCTCCTGTCTCTCTTCCTGCCCAG GATGCTATAACTGTGTTGGGTCAGGTGTGCTGTGACAGTAATGGCAAACTGAATGCACAGTCAGTTCTGTTGGAGGCAGGACCAGAACTGGGTGGTCAGCAAGTACCTGTTGACCTGTCTGAGCTTAAAGAGTATTCCCTCTTTCCTGGTCAG GTGGTGGTGATGGAGGGGATGAATGCTACAGGAAGAAAACTTGTCGCTTCCAAACTTTATGAG ggggttcctcttcctttttactCCTCAAATGTAAAGATGGAGACTGATGAAG CTGCAGAGCCAGTAAATGTACTCGTGGCCTGTGGACCGTACACACCCTCAGACAGCCTGACTTTCGATCCCCTGCTGGACCTAATAGGGGTCATTGTCAGGGATCGTCCTGATGTCTGTGTGCTG CTCGGCCCATTTGTCGATTCCAAACATGAACAAATTGAG AAAGCTCAGGTGACCGAGACGTTCAAGTCTATTTTCTCTAGATGTATAGAAAGCATCGTTGACGGCACCAAAAG TGTTGGCTGTCAGCTGGTGTTTGTGCCCTCCCAAAGAGACATCCATCACCATTTCATCTACCCGCAGCCCCCCTTCACCCTGCCGAATTTCAGCAAAGACCAGGCCCAG CAGCGTATCACTCTGGTCCCCGACCCCTGCACCCTGCTGATCGATGGCGTTACCTTTGGTTTGACGTCCACAGACATCCTGTTCCACATGGGTGCAGAGGAGATCAGCTG TGGTACTGGCTCAGACAGATTCTCACGCATTCTGAAGCACATGCTGATCCAGAGGAG ttactACCCGCTGTATCCTCCTGCAGAGGAGGTGAACATGGATTATGAGAAATTCCAGAGTTTCGGTCAGATGCCGCTCACCCCCGATGTCCTCATCACTCCATCTGAGCTGCGATACTTTGTAAAG GATGTGGCCGGCTGTTTATGTGTGAATCCTGGACGGCTGACCAAAGGTCAGGTGGGGGGCACATACGGCAGGATGCTCATTCAGCGCAGCGCCACACCAGAGGAGGGGAAGCGAGTGAGCCCCTGTTTGGCTGCTCAGGTGGTAAAAATCTAA
- the zdhhc24 gene encoding probable palmitoyltransferase ZDHHC24, whose product MTSFASKVFCRAEKLCYHLPVFLNTFLVFSITGEVSYLVLVEAPLEAEQKKTAWSSWWKGTHLLAQYFMLGNICWNALLFLKTNPSIKGVFLGGDGLGQGWRYCYTCETHTPPRCSHCYDCKVCVLRRDHHCVFFGQCVGFRNYRYFLSCLLFMWSGLLYAMLMNAEVFIVILKEGVTVHSVLLLLIPWIMLVSGQVSARAFAFAFIADTCVVGFLLVSAFFFFHLFLLFRGQTTREWYSSRRPYSLGLLGNLRHTLGLRWYLCWLCPLIPSPLPGDGLNFKVTGSLEPTR is encoded by the exons ATGACGAGTTTTGCCAGCAAAGTGTTTTGTCGGGCCGAGAAGCTGTGTTACCACCTGCCCGTGTTCCTGAATACGTTCTTGGTTTTCTCGATTACCGGAGAGGTGAGCTATCTGGTGCTGGTTGAAGCTCCGCTGGAGGCGGAACAGAAGAAGACGGCGTGGTCCTCTTGGTGGAAGGGGACCCACCTGCTGGCTCAATATTTTATGCTGGGGAACATCTGCTGGAACGCCCTCCTCTTCCTTAAAACTAACCCCAGCATCAAAGGGGTGTTCCTTGGGGGAGATGGCCTGGGTCAGGGGTGGAG GTACTGCTACACATGTGAGACACACACTCCTCCGCGCTGCTCCCACTGCTATGACTGCAAGGTGTGTGTGTTGCGGCGGGATCACCATTGCGTTTTCTTTGGCCAATGTGTCGGCTTCCGTAATTACCGCTACTTCCTGAGCTGCTTGCTGTTCATGTGGTCGGGACTCCTGTACGCCATGCTGATGAATGCAGAGGTCTTCATAGTCATTCTGAAGGAGGGTGTGACAGTGCACAGTGTCCTGCTGTTGCTCATACCCTGGATCATGCTTGTGTCAG gtCAGGTCTCGGCCCGTGCCTTTGCTTTCGCCTTCATCGCTGACACATGTGTGGTGGGTTTCCTGCTGGTGTCcgccttcttctttttccatctcttccTGCTGTTTCGAGGTCAGACCACCAGGGAGTGGTACTCATCCCGCCGTCCCTACAGTCTGGGACTCCTTGGAAACCTGCGTCACACACTTGGCCTCCGTTGGTACCTCTGCTGGCTCTGCCCACTCATCCCATCACCGCTGCCTGGAGATGGATTAAACTTCAAGGTCACAGGGTCACTGGAACCGACCCGGTAA
- the pola2 gene encoding DNA polymerase alpha subunit B isoform X2, with amino-acid sequence MALVTAETLKSELEIFGIPCEDDSVLDKMVEQCICSRIQADEIVLEWVAYSSTKNSLKLSVDNLEQFEHEVLRRKNKSKSSSRKEETRNRTRDIYTINDIIKAEEDEENLLDSYSTPAKGSQKRALTTPEHPQSKRSAALLASPGLLLSPASFSPSATPSQKYSQRGGKGEVVVTFGAVQGTRWVGRKNPGVDVQLELLEGPEDSLRCSYKYMFQRLRDVRNVLSEKIEELGESLRSHFSIEEFSPVSLPAQDAITVLGQVCCDSNGKLNAQSVLLEAGPELGGQQVPVDLSELKEYSLFPGQVVVMEGMNATGRKLVASKLYEGVPLPFYSSNVKMETDEAAEPVNVLVACGPYTPSDSLTFDPLLDLIGVIVRDRPDVCVLLGPFVDSKHEQIEKAQVTETFKSIFSRCIESIVDGTKSVGCQLVFVPSQRDIHHHFIYPQPPFTLPNFSKDQAQRITLVPDPCTLLIDGVTFGLTSTDILFHMGAEEISCGTGSDRFSRILKHMLIQRSYYPLYPPAEEVNMDYEKFQSFGQMPLTPDVLITPSELRYFVKDVAGCLCVNPGRLTKGQVGGTYGRMLIQRSATPEEGKRVSPCLAAQVVKI; translated from the exons ATGGCACTTGTAACCGCAGAGACTTTAAAGTCAGAGCTGGAAATATTCGGCATACCCTGCGAAGATGATTCTGTCCTCGACAAAA TGGTTGAACAGTGCATTTGTAGCAGGATACAGGCAGATGAAATAGTACTGGAGTGGGTGGCGTACAGCAGCACAAAAAACAGTCTGAAACTCAGCGTGGACAACCTGGAGCAGTTTGAACACGAG gtCTTAAGGAGGAAGAACAAATCTAAATCAAGCtccagaaaagaagaaactcGTAACAGGACCAGAGACATTTACACAATAAATGACAT AATAAAagctgaggaagatgaggagaatCTCTTAGACTCCTATTCCACTCCTGCTAAG GGGTCTCAGAAACGAGCACTAACTACTCCAGAACATCCTCAGTCTAAGAGGAGTGCAGCTCTGCTGGCCAGCCCAGGCCTTCTGCTGTCTCCAGCCAGTTTCTCCCCCAG TGCAACGCCCTCACAGAAGTACAGCCAGCGAGGAGGGAAAGGGGAGGTGGTGGTGACATTTGGGGCAGTGCAGGGCACTCGCTGGGTGGGCAGGAAGAATCCAGGTGTTGATGTGCAGCTGGAGCTCCTGGAAGGGCCAGAAGACTCCCTCCGCTGCAGCTACAAATACATGTTCCAGAGGCTGCGAGATGTCCGAAATG TGTTGTCAGAGAAGATTGAGGAGCTGGGAGAAAGCCTCAGGTCTCACTTCAGCATTGAAGAGTTCTCTCCTGTCTCTCTTCCTGCCCAG GATGCTATAACTGTGTTGGGTCAGGTGTGCTGTGACAGTAATGGCAAACTGAATGCACAGTCAGTTCTGTTGGAGGCAGGACCAGAACTGGGTGGTCAGCAAGTACCTGTTGACCTGTCTGAGCTTAAAGAGTATTCCCTCTTTCCTGGTCAG GTGGTGGTGATGGAGGGGATGAATGCTACAGGAAGAAAACTTGTCGCTTCCAAACTTTATGAG ggggttcctcttcctttttactCCTCAAATGTAAAGATGGAGACTGATGAAG CTGCAGAGCCAGTAAATGTACTCGTGGCCTGTGGACCGTACACACCCTCAGACAGCCTGACTTTCGATCCCCTGCTGGACCTAATAGGGGTCATTGTCAGGGATCGTCCTGATGTCTGTGTGCTG CTCGGCCCATTTGTCGATTCCAAACATGAACAAATTGAG AAAGCTCAGGTGACCGAGACGTTCAAGTCTATTTTCTCTAGATGTATAGAAAGCATCGTTGACGGCACCAAAAG TGTTGGCTGTCAGCTGGTGTTTGTGCCCTCCCAAAGAGACATCCATCACCATTTCATCTACCCGCAGCCCCCCTTCACCCTGCCGAATTTCAGCAAAGACCAGGCCCAG CGTATCACTCTGGTCCCCGACCCCTGCACCCTGCTGATCGATGGCGTTACCTTTGGTTTGACGTCCACAGACATCCTGTTCCACATGGGTGCAGAGGAGATCAGCTG TGGTACTGGCTCAGACAGATTCTCACGCATTCTGAAGCACATGCTGATCCAGAGGAG ttactACCCGCTGTATCCTCCTGCAGAGGAGGTGAACATGGATTATGAGAAATTCCAGAGTTTCGGTCAGATGCCGCTCACCCCCGATGTCCTCATCACTCCATCTGAGCTGCGATACTTTGTAAAG GATGTGGCCGGCTGTTTATGTGTGAATCCTGGACGGCTGACCAAAGGTCAGGTGGGGGGCACATACGGCAGGATGCTCATTCAGCGCAGCGCCACACCAGAGGAGGGGAAGCGAGTGAGCCCCTGTTTGGCTGCTCAGGTGGTAAAAATCTAA